One part of the Gossypium raimondii isolate GPD5lz chromosome 1, ASM2569854v1, whole genome shotgun sequence genome encodes these proteins:
- the LOC128039805 gene encoding uncharacterized protein LOC128039805 yields the protein MVWPPSHHPTTPPLLSLAPPSFPHQATPSLSLFLFSPSLFISSSPPPRRRQSEMLHCCPHHTMRPSELQSSHHRFIIKNTRSKSKVVVPASKKWKSPSTTFSSSASAKTRHPFLRFFVVPQEDLFQLLRVRPLSLGRCIDWAIVE from the exons ATGGTCTGGCCACCGTCGCACCACCCCACGACCCCTCCTCTCCTCTCCCTTGCTCCACCGTCCTTCCCTCACCAAGCCACACCCTCCCTTTCCCTCTTCCTCTTTTCTCCTTCACTTTTCATCTCCTCCTCACCGCCCCCGCGCCGACGACAATCAGAAATGCTCCACTGTTGCCCGCACCATACCATGCGACCCTCCGAGCTCCAGTCATCCCACCATCG ATTCATCATAAAAAACACTCGCAGCAAGTCCAAGGTCGTCGTCCCCGCTTCAAAAAAGTGGAAGTCACCTAGCACGACCTTTTCCTCGAGCGCCTCCGCCAAGACCCGCCACCCTTTTCTTCGATTTTTTGTGGTCCCCCAGGAGGACTTATTCCAACTCCTTCGAGTGCGACCACTCAGTTTGGGCCGATGTATTGATTGGGCCATTGTGGAGTAG